From Chryseobacterium sp. H1D6B, a single genomic window includes:
- a CDS encoding ATP-binding cassette domain-containing protein produces the protein MIEIKNISKTFHQKKQSFKALEDVSLSIEQGDIVGIIGFSGAGKSTLIRSVNLLERPDEGQIIINGKDFMKLSSKQLAQERKKIGMIFQHFNLLSSRTVFENVALPLELDNTSKSEIQRKVNELLKIVGLEDKADNYPRSLSGGQKQRVAIARALANDPYLLLCDEATSALDPATTQSILQLLRDINQRLGITILLITHEMEVIKSVCNHVAVIDKGKVLTKGTLQEIISDRENPIIKQFINSGVMTIPQELNKKLQKEPGAGLFPLVEVELNEQITVEKLLSKIYDEYKIPYRLLKADLEYLGDSNFGKLLLQLQGETEENQKLIYYFNQNKIQNTVKGYA, from the coding sequence ATGATAGAGATTAAAAACATTTCAAAAACATTCCATCAAAAAAAGCAGTCTTTTAAGGCTCTAGAGGATGTAAGCCTGAGTATTGAGCAGGGCGACATTGTGGGAATCATAGGATTTTCAGGAGCCGGAAAAAGTACCTTGATCCGTTCTGTAAATCTTCTGGAAAGACCTGATGAAGGACAGATCATCATCAACGGAAAGGATTTCATGAAATTAAGTTCAAAACAACTTGCCCAAGAGCGCAAAAAAATAGGAATGATCTTCCAGCATTTTAATCTGCTTTCCTCCAGAACTGTTTTTGAAAATGTAGCGCTGCCGTTAGAATTAGACAACACAAGCAAAAGTGAAATTCAGAGAAAGGTTAATGAGCTTCTAAAAATCGTTGGACTAGAAGACAAAGCTGATAATTATCCCAGAAGTCTTTCGGGCGGACAGAAACAAAGGGTTGCTATTGCAAGAGCATTAGCCAATGATCCTTATCTTCTTCTATGTGACGAAGCAACAAGTGCTCTAGATCCTGCTACAACGCAGTCGATTTTACAATTATTACGTGACATCAACCAGCGCCTGGGAATTACCATCTTATTAATTACCCACGAAATGGAAGTGATCAAATCAGTCTGCAACCACGTTGCTGTGATAGACAAAGGAAAAGTTCTTACAAAAGGAACTTTACAGGAAATTATTTCGGACAGAGAAAATCCGATTATTAAACAATTTATAAACTCAGGAGTGATGACTATCCCCCAAGAATTAAATAAAAAACTGCAGAAAGAACCGGGTGCCGGCTTATTTCCGCTTGTTGAAGTAGAACTTAACGAACAAATTACAGTTGAGAAACTCTTATCAAAAATTTACGATGAGTACAAAATTCCTTACAGACTTTTAAAAGCTGATCTGGAATATCTCGGTGATTCCAATTTCGGAAAACTGCTGCTTCAGCTTCAGGGAGAAACTGAAGAGAATCAGAAATTGATCTATTATTTTAACCAAAATAAAATTCAAAATACAGTAAAGGGTTATGCTTAA
- the metI gene encoding methionine ABC transporter permease MetI, translating into MLNDTVIQLLSKGVWETIFMTFVSGFFGFVLGLPVGILLFITKKGQLLENIYYNKILSVLVNIFRSIPFIILIVWMIPFTRALVGTSIGVYAALVPLSIGAAPFIARLVENSLLEVPNGLIETARALGASPFQIIKKVLLPEALPSLVNNASITLITLVGYSAMGGAVGAGGLGQIGYQYGYIGYDAVIMNVVLGLLVALVFIIQFAGDRLAKRFDHR; encoded by the coding sequence ATGCTTAACGATACAGTGATACAGCTTTTATCAAAAGGAGTTTGGGAAACGATTTTTATGACTTTCGTTTCGGGATTTTTCGGATTTGTTTTAGGACTTCCTGTCGGGATCTTATTGTTCATCACTAAAAAAGGACAGCTTCTGGAAAACATTTATTACAATAAAATTTTATCTGTTTTAGTCAATATCTTCCGTTCTATTCCATTTATCATTCTTATTGTCTGGATGATTCCTTTTACAAGAGCTTTGGTAGGAACTTCCATTGGTGTTTATGCCGCTTTGGTACCGCTGAGCATCGGTGCTGCTCCGTTTATTGCAAGGCTGGTAGAGAACAGTCTTCTTGAAGTTCCGAACGGTCTGATTGAAACCGCAAGAGCCCTGGGTGCATCACCGTTCCAGATCATTAAAAAAGTACTGCTGCCGGAAGCACTTCCTTCACTGGTCAATAATGCGAGTATCACATTGATCACTTTAGTCGGATATTCGGCTATGGGAGGAGCTGTAGGAGCCGGCGGACTGGGACAGATCGGATATCAGTATGGATATATCGGATATGATGCAGTGATCATGAACGTTGTGCTTGGTTTATTGGTGGCTCTTGTGTTTATTATTCAATTTGCGGGAGACCGATTGGCTAAGAGATTTGATCATAGATAG
- the metQ gene encoding methionine ABC transporter substrate-binding lipoprotein MetQ, protein MKKTKIFSLLAAGLLLFNACNSSKKEDPNFIKVGITSGPEQEIAETAKKVAKEKYNLEVELVSFNDYVVPNEALNNGDIDANAFQHVPYLREQSKQRGYKLAVVGNTFVYPIVAYSKKIKNINDLQNGSTIVIPNDPTNGGRSLLLLQKNGLLKLKENVGLLPKVTDIAENPKQLKIIEIEAPQLPRVLDDKEVVIAIINNNFAAQAGLDSNKYGILKEDKNSPYVNVIVSREDNKNTDKIKNFVKAYESEEVLKKAEEVFKGGAVKGW, encoded by the coding sequence ATGAAAAAAACAAAAATTTTCAGCTTATTAGCAGCTGGTCTACTTCTTTTTAACGCATGTAATTCATCAAAAAAAGAAGACCCAAACTTTATTAAAGTAGGAATTACATCAGGCCCTGAACAGGAAATTGCAGAAACAGCTAAAAAAGTAGCTAAAGAAAAGTATAATCTTGAAGTGGAGCTCGTTTCTTTCAATGATTATGTAGTACCGAATGAAGCTTTAAATAACGGCGATATTGATGCCAATGCCTTTCAGCACGTCCCTTATCTTCGGGAGCAGTCTAAACAAAGAGGCTATAAATTAGCAGTTGTGGGCAATACTTTTGTATATCCGATCGTTGCTTATTCTAAAAAAATAAAAAATATTAATGACCTTCAAAACGGAAGCACCATTGTAATTCCAAATGATCCTACCAACGGCGGACGTTCACTTTTACTGCTGCAGAAGAATGGTTTGTTAAAGCTGAAAGAAAATGTCGGTTTATTACCAAAAGTTACTGATATCGCTGAGAATCCGAAACAATTGAAAATCATTGAAATTGAGGCGCCGCAGCTTCCGAGAGTTTTGGATGACAAAGAAGTAGTTATTGCAATTATCAACAATAATTTTGCGGCACAGGCTGGATTAGATTCCAACAAATATGGCATTTTGAAAGAAGATAAGAACTCTCCTTATGTGAATGTTATCGTTTCAAGAGAGGATAATAAAAACACGGATAAGATTAAAAACTTTGTGAAAGCTTATGAATCCGAGGAGGTTTTGAAAAAAGCTGAAGAAGTATTTAAAGGCGGAGCTGTAAAAGGCTGGTAA
- a CDS encoding glycoside hydrolase family 3 C-terminal domain-containing protein: MLKKTAIVSLFTLISFSSMAQTNTLPIYLDESKPVEQRVQDALSRMTLEEKVAMLHAQSKFSSPGVPRLGIPEFWTTDGPHGVRPEVMWDEWNQAGWTNDSIIAYPALTALSATWNKKMSWNYGKALGEEARYRKKDILLGPGVNIYRTPLNGRNFEYMGEDPYLTSKMVVPYIQGVQSNGVATSVKHFALNNQEMFRHTSNVNIDDRTLYEIYLPPFKAAVTEGDSWTIMGAYDMYKNQYASQNQYLLNDILKGEWKYKGVVVSDWGAVNNTEQAVHNGLDLEFGSWTNGLSAGTKNAYDNYYLAKPYLDLIKSGKADTKELDDKVSRLLHLAYKTTMNRNKPFGNIASEEHKAVAKEIGEEGIVLLKNQGNVLPIDLSKTKKIAVIGENAIKIMTVGGGSSSLKVKYETLPLEGIKARFGKQADVQYARGYVGDTGGEYNGVKSGQDLKDSRSETELLNEAVELAKKSDFVVFVGGLNKSDFQDSEGNDRKSLGLPYNQDHVIEALAKANKNLAVVLVSGNAVSMPWVKEVPSILQSWYLGSEAGNSIAAILAGDANPSGKLPFSFPVKLEDNSAHQLGEYPGNKEELAAGKGKDQKNPINITYNEGIFVGYRWHDTKKIKPLFSFGHGLSYTTFEFGKAKADKTTMSQDDKITFTVTVKNTGKKAGAEVAQLYISDLKSSVPRPLKELKGFEKVFLNPGEQKEVSITIDKTALSYFDAAKHDWVAEPGDFEALIGNSSDAIKTKVKFTLK, translated from the coding sequence ATGTTAAAGAAAACTGCCATAGTAAGTCTTTTCACTCTTATTTCATTTTCTTCAATGGCTCAAACTAATACTCTGCCCATCTATTTAGATGAATCCAAACCTGTTGAACAGCGTGTTCAGGATGCACTTTCCAGAATGACGCTGGAAGAAAAGGTAGCAATGCTTCATGCACAGTCAAAATTCAGTTCTCCGGGAGTTCCAAGATTGGGAATTCCTGAGTTTTGGACTACTGACGGCCCTCACGGCGTACGTCCGGAAGTAATGTGGGACGAATGGAACCAGGCCGGCTGGACGAATGACTCTATCATCGCCTACCCTGCTTTAACCGCTTTATCTGCAACATGGAATAAAAAAATGTCATGGAATTACGGTAAAGCTTTAGGAGAAGAAGCACGATACAGAAAAAAAGATATTCTTCTGGGACCTGGAGTTAATATTTACAGAACTCCATTAAACGGAAGAAACTTCGAATATATGGGCGAAGATCCTTATCTGACCTCTAAAATGGTTGTTCCTTATATTCAAGGAGTCCAGTCAAACGGCGTAGCTACAAGTGTAAAACATTTTGCACTTAATAATCAGGAGATGTTCCGCCACACGAGCAACGTGAATATCGATGACAGAACGCTGTATGAAATTTATCTTCCGCCTTTCAAAGCGGCAGTTACAGAAGGTGATTCATGGACGATTATGGGCGCTTATGACATGTATAAAAACCAATATGCAAGCCAGAACCAATATCTTTTGAATGATATTTTAAAAGGAGAATGGAAATATAAAGGGGTTGTAGTTTCAGACTGGGGTGCTGTAAACAATACTGAACAAGCCGTACACAACGGATTAGATCTTGAATTCGGCAGCTGGACCAACGGACTTTCTGCTGGAACTAAAAATGCTTATGATAATTATTATTTAGCGAAACCTTATTTAGATTTAATTAAATCCGGGAAAGCTGATACTAAAGAACTGGATGACAAGGTAAGCAGACTGCTTCATTTAGCCTATAAAACTACAATGAACAGAAATAAACCTTTCGGAAATATTGCTTCTGAAGAACATAAAGCTGTTGCAAAGGAGATTGGTGAAGAAGGAATCGTTTTATTAAAAAATCAAGGAAACGTATTACCTATCGATCTTTCTAAAACGAAAAAAATTGCTGTTATCGGAGAAAATGCCATCAAGATCATGACGGTAGGCGGCGGTTCTTCTTCTTTAAAAGTGAAATATGAAACCTTACCTTTAGAAGGAATCAAAGCAAGATTCGGGAAACAGGCAGATGTGCAGTATGCAAGAGGATATGTTGGAGATACGGGCGGAGAATATAACGGTGTAAAATCCGGACAGGATCTAAAAGACAGCCGTTCTGAAACCGAATTATTAAATGAAGCTGTAGAATTAGCCAAAAAATCTGATTTCGTGGTTTTTGTAGGCGGATTAAATAAAAGTGATTTTCAGGACAGTGAAGGAAACGACCGAAAGAGTTTAGGACTTCCTTACAATCAGGACCACGTGATTGAAGCGCTGGCTAAAGCGAATAAAAACCTTGCAGTAGTTCTTGTTTCCGGGAATGCGGTGTCTATGCCTTGGGTAAAAGAGGTTCCTTCTATTCTTCAGTCATGGTATCTGGGTTCTGAAGCCGGAAATTCTATTGCTGCTATTTTAGCAGGTGATGCCAATCCTTCAGGAAAACTGCCGTTCTCTTTCCCTGTGAAGCTTGAAGATAATTCAGCTCATCAATTAGGAGAATATCCTGGAAATAAAGAGGAATTAGCTGCCGGAAAAGGAAAAGACCAGAAAAACCCAATCAATATCACTTACAATGAGGGAATTTTTGTCGGCTACCGCTGGCATGATACTAAAAAGATCAAACCTTTATTCAGTTTCGGACATGGATTGAGCTACACGACTTTTGAGTTTGGAAAAGCAAAAGCTGATAAAACAACGATGTCTCAGGATGACAAGATCACATTCACTGTAACCGTTAAAAATACAGGAAAAAAAGCAGGTGCAGAAGTTGCCCAGCTTTACATCAGTGATCTGAAATCTTCTGTTCCGCGTCCTCTAAAAGAACTGAAAGGTTTTGAAAAAGTATTTTTAAACCCGGGAGAACAGAAAGAAGTAAGTATTACGATCGATAAAACAGCTTTAAGTT